ATGAGGACCTTGGCGAACGCCGCGAACGCATCGGCGCGGTAGAGGCCGCCGAACGCGAGGCCGCCATAGGAGGCAGGCCCCATCAGCGAGATGCCGGCGCCCGCGAGCACCGCGACCGCGGTCCACGAGACCATTTTGGTCGACGCGCTACCGCCCCAGGCCGAGACGAGCATGAGCACGATCGCGCCGAGCGACAGCACGATCTCCGGCAGGGTCATCGCCAGATTTGCGGAATAGTCCATCAGTGCGCCTCCGCGTGCGCTGCAATCGGGGCTACGCGCCCCTTGGTCGGCTGGGAATCGCTGGCGGGCTTGGCACGGTCGATGCGCTGGAGCAGCACGCCGACATCCTTGCGCATCGGCGCGAGGAAGCTCTCGGGGTACACGCCCATCCACAGCACGACGGCGGCGATCGGGGCGAGCAGCCAGAGTTCGCGGCCCGACAGGTCGACCATCGCGCGGACGTCGTCCGACTTGATCTCGCCGAACGCGACGCGGCGGTAGAGGAACAGCATGTAGCCGGCACCGAGGATGATGCTGGTCGTGCAGAGCAACGCGGTCCAGGTCGACACCTGATAGGTGCCCATCAGCGACAGGAACTCGGCGACGAAGCCGCTGGTACCCGGCAGGCCGATCGACGCCATGGTGAAGAACAGGAAGAACACGGCGTAGCGCGGCATGTTGATGCTGAGACCGCCGTAGCGCGCGATCTCACGCGTGTGCAGCTGGTCGTAGATGACGCCGACGCACAGGAACAACGCGCCCGATACGAGCCCGTGGCTGAGCATCATGATCATCGCGCCTTCGATGCCCTGCCGGTTGAACGCGAACAGGCCGATCGTGACGATCGCCATGTGCGCGACGGACGAATAGGCGATCAGCTTCTTCATGTCCGACTGCACCAGCGCGACAAGGCTGGTGTAGATCACCGCGACCGCCGACAGGCCGAAGATCAGCCAGGTGAGCTGGCCGCTCGCCTCGGGGAACATCGGCAGCAGGAAGCGCAGGAAGCCGTAGCCGCCGAGCTTCAGCAGCACGCCCGCCAGGATCACCGAGCCCGCGGTCGGCGCCTGCACGTGCGCGTCGGGCAACCAGGTGTGGACCGGCCACATCGGCATCTTGACCGCGAACGACGCGAAGAAAGCGAGCCACAGCCAGGTCTGAACCGAGGCGGGGAAGTCGTACGCCATCAGCGCCGGGATGCTCGTCGTGCCTGCGGTCTTCGCCATGTAGAGCATGGCGACGAACATCAGCACCGAGCCGAGCAGCGTGTAGAGGAAGAACTTGTACGACGCGTAGATGCGGTTCGCCCCGCCCCAGATGCCGATGATCAGGTACATCGGGATCAGGCCGGCTTCGAAGAACACGTAGAACAGGAACAGGTCCTGCGCCGCGAAGGTGCCGATCATCAGCACCTCGGTGAACAGGAACGCCGCCATGTATTCCGGCACGCGCGTCGTGATCGAGCGCCAGCTGGCGCCGATGCAGATCGGCATCAGGAACACGCTGAGCATGATCAGCATCAGCGCGAAGCCGTCGATGCCGAGCGACCAGCCGAACGGACCGAACACGCCGGGATGCGCCTCGACGAACTGCCACTGCGCACCGCCGATGTCGTAGCTCGACCACAGCACGACGCCGAGGACGAGGTCGACCAGAGTCGCCGACAGCGCCATCGCGCGCGCGGTCTGTGCGGACACGAACAGGCACGCGACCGCGGCGATCGCCGGAACCGCGATCATCAGCGAAAGAAGGGGGAAGTCGCTCATTTATAGAGTCCGATCGCCCAGGTTACGGCGGCTGTCAGGCCGATCAGCATGACGAAGGCATAGGTGTAGAGATATCCGGTCTGGAAGCGGTTGGCGACGCGGCTGCCGAGCTGGACCGCCCAGGCCGAGCCGTCGGGCCCGAACCGGTTGATCGTCTGCTCGTCGCCGCGGTGCCACAGGAGGCGTCCGATCGCGAAGGCTGGGCGCACGAAGAGCAGGTGATACAGCTCGTCGAAATACCATTTGTGCAGCAGGAACCGGTAGAGGATCCGGAAATGCTCCGAGACCGACGTCGGC
This sequence is a window from Sphingomonas ginsenosidivorax. Protein-coding genes within it:
- a CDS encoding NADH-quinone oxidoreductase subunit M; the protein is MSDFPLLSLMIAVPAIAAVACLFVSAQTARAMALSATLVDLVLGVVLWSSYDIGGAQWQFVEAHPGVFGPFGWSLGIDGFALMLIMLSVFLMPICIGASWRSITTRVPEYMAAFLFTEVLMIGTFAAQDLFLFYVFFEAGLIPMYLIIGIWGGANRIYASYKFFLYTLLGSVLMFVAMLYMAKTAGTTSIPALMAYDFPASVQTWLWLAFFASFAVKMPMWPVHTWLPDAHVQAPTAGSVILAGVLLKLGGYGFLRFLLPMFPEASGQLTWLIFGLSAVAVIYTSLVALVQSDMKKLIAYSSVAHMAIVTIGLFAFNRQGIEGAMIMMLSHGLVSGALFLCVGVIYDQLHTREIARYGGLSINMPRYAVFFLFFTMASIGLPGTSGFVAEFLSLMGTYQVSTWTALLCTTSIILGAGYMLFLYRRVAFGEIKSDDVRAMVDLSGRELWLLAPIAAVVLWMGVYPESFLAPMRKDVGVLLQRIDRAKPASDSQPTKGRVAPIAAHAEAH